In the genome of Neofelis nebulosa isolate mNeoNeb1 chromosome 6, mNeoNeb1.pri, whole genome shotgun sequence, one region contains:
- the SCUBE3 gene encoding signal peptide, CUB and EGF-like domain-containing protein 3 isoform X10, translated as MGSGRVPGLCLLVLLVHARAAQHSKAAQDVDECVEGTDNCHIDAICQNTPRSYKCICKSGYTGDGKHCKDVDECEREDNAGCVHDCVNIPGNYRCTCYDGFHLAHDGHNCLDVDECAEGNGGCQQSCVNMMGSYECHCREGFFLSDNQHTCIQRPEEGMNCMNKNHGCAHICRETPKGGIACECRPGFELTKNQRDCKLTCNYGNGGCQHTCDDTEQGPRCGCHVKFVLHTDGKTCIGERRLEQHIPPQAVSNETCAVNNGGCDSKCHDAATGVHCSCPVGFMLQPDRKTCKDIDECRLNNGGCDHICRNTVGSFECSCKKGYKLLINERNCQDIDECSFDRTCDHICVNTPGSFQCLCHHGYLLYGVTHCGDVDECSINRGGCRFGCINTPGSYQCTCPAGQGRLHWNGKDCTEPVKCQSSPGASKAMLSCNRSGKKDTCALTCPSRARFLPESENGFTVSCGTPSPRATPARAGHTGNSTNSNHCHEAAVLSVKQRASFKIKDAKCRLHLRNKGKTEEASRIPGPGGAPCSDCQITFIHLKCDSSRKGKGRRARTPPGKEVTRLTLELEAEVRAEETTAGCGLPCLRQRMERRLKGSLKMLRKSINQDRFLLRLAGLDYELAHKPGPGAGERAEPAEACRPGQHRAGAKCAARRERITTARRSSVCHAQRAPSRREKGSSPATFALGVMPTGLSEPPTSPRVQVSALLANTPLMGSSPASHVHAARTNLKQDGPCASLVVGASPPSMREPSPSKTVTPKSSAPLVTTTTPPSIAVSAVLWAPISLTSVRTSAPAVQEIQALTLMAPPVWPSARIASAVGSWVSSLAISSPPTTQATTQLAWSASGTSTPHPSARSLSWYPRSSCHLRMSVGTSSS; from the exons ATGGGCTCGGGGCGCGTGCCCGGGCTCTGCCTGCTCGTCCTGCTGGTCCACGCCCGCGCCGCCCAGCACAGCAAAGCCGCGCAAG ATGTGGACGAATGTGTGGAGGGAACCGACAACTGCCACATTGATGCTATCTGCCAGAACACCCCACGGTCGTACAAGTGCATCTGCAAGTCTGGCTACACAGGGGATGGTAAACACTGCAAAG ATGTGGATGAGTGTGAACGAGAAGATAATGCAGGTTGTGTGCATGACTGTGTCAACATCCCTGGAAATTACCGATGCACCTGCTATGATGGATTCCACCTGGCACATGATGGACACAACTGTCTgg ATGTGGACGAGTGTGCCGAGGGCAATGGTGGCTGTCAGCAGAGCTGTGTCAACATGATGGGCAGCTATGAGTGCCACTGCCGGGAGGGCTTCTTCCTCAGCGACAACCAGCACACCTGCATCCAGCGGCCAGAAG aAGGAATGAATTGCATGAACAAGAACCATGGCTGTGCTCACATTTGCCGGGAGACACCCAAAGGTGGTATTGCCTGTGAATGCCGCCCTGGCTTCGAACTCACCAAGAACCAACGGGACTGTAAAT TGACATGCAACTATGGTAATGGTGGCTGCCAGCACACGTGCGATGACACAGAGCAGGGTCCCCGGTGCGGCTGCCATGTCAAGTTTGTGCTCCATACCGACGGGAAGACATGCATCG GGGAAAGGCGGCTAGAGCAGCACATCCCCCCTCAGGCCGTTTCTAATG AGACCTGTGCTGTCAACAATGGGGGCTGTGACAGTAAGTGCCACGATGCAGCGACGGGTGTCCACTGCAGCTGCCCTGTGGGCTTCATGCTGCAGCCAGACAGGAAGACGTGCAAAG ACATAGATGAGTGCCGCTTGAACAATGGGGGCTGTGACCACATTTGCCGCAACACAGTGGGCAGCTTTGAATGCAGCTGCAAGAAGGGCTATAAGCTTCTCATCAATGAGAGGAACTGCCAGG ATATAGACGAGTGTTCCTTTGATCGAACCTGTGACCACATATGTGTCAACACACCAGGAAGTTTCCAGTGCCTCTGCCATCATGGCTACCTGCTATATGGTGTCACCCACTGTGGGG atGTGGATGAGTGCAGCATCAACCGGGGAGGCTGCCGCTTTGGCTGCATCAACACTCCAGGCAGCTACCAGTGTACCTGCCCCGCAGGCCAGGGCCGGCTGCACTGGAATGGCAAAGATTGCACAG AGCCGGTCAAATGTCAGAGCAGTCCTGGTGCCTCGAAAGCCATGCTCAGCTGCAACCGGTCTGGCAAGAAGGACACCTGTGCCCTGacctgcccctcccgggcccgGTTTTTGCCAG AGTCTGAGAATGGCTTCACGGTGAGCTGtggcacccccagccccagggccactCCAGCCCGAGCTGGCCACACCGGGAACAGCACAAACTCCAACCACTGCCATG AGGCTGCAGTGCTGTCGGTTAAACAGCGGGCCTCCTTCAAGATCAAGGACGCCAAATGCCGTTTGCACctgagaaacaaaggcaaaacgGAGGAGGCCAGCAGAATCCCGGGACCAG GTGGTGCCCCCTGCTCTGACTGCCAGATCACCTTTATCCACCTCAAGTGTGACTCCTCTCGGAAGGGCAAGGGCCGGCGGGCCCGGACCCCTCCAGGCAAGGAAGTCACTCGGCTCACCCTGGAACTGGAGGCAGAGGTCAGAGCCGAAGAAACCACAG CTGGCTGTGGACTGCCTTGCCTCCGACAGCGAATGGAACGGCGGCTGAAAGGGTCCCTGAAGATGCTCAGAAAGTCCATCAACCAGGACCGCTTCCTGCTGCGCCTGGCAGGCCTTGATTATGAACTGGCCCACAAGCCGGGCCCAGGAGCTGGGGAGCGAGCTGAGCCAGCAGAGGCCTGTAGGCCTGGGCAGCACCGTGCTGGGGCTAAGTGTG CTGCCCGCAGGGAACGTATTACCACGGCCAGACGGAGCAGTGTGTGCCATGCCCAGCGGGCACCTTccaggagagagaagggcagcTCTCCTGCGACCTTTGCCCTGGGAGTGATGCCCACGGGCCTCTCGGAGCCACCAACGTCACCACGTGTGCAG GTCAGTGCTCTCCTGGCCAATACTCcattgatgggttcaagccctgccagCCATGTCCACGCGGCACGTACCAACCTGAAGCAGGACGGACCCTGTGCTTCCCTTGTGGTGGGGGCCTCACCACCAAGCATGAGGGAGCCATCTCCTTCCAAGACTGTGACACCAAAG TCCAGTGCTCCCCTGGTCACTACTACAACACCACCATCCATCGCTGTATCCGCTGTGCTATGGGCTCCTATCAGCCTGACTTCCGTCAGAACTTCTGCACCCGCTGTCCAGGAAATACAAGCACTGACTTTGATGGCTCCACCAGTGTGGCCCAGTGCAAGA ATCGCCAGTGCGGTGGGGAGCTGGGTGAGTTCACTGGCTATATCGAGTCCCCCAACTACCCAGGCAACTACCCAGCTGGCGTGGAGTGCGTCTGGAACATCAACCCCCCACCCAAGCGCAAGATCCTTATCGTGGTACCCGAGATCTTCCTGCCATCTGAGGATGAGTGTGGGGACGTCCTCGTCATGA
- the SCUBE3 gene encoding signal peptide, CUB and EGF-like domain-containing protein 3 isoform X4, translating into MGSGRVPGLCLLVLLVHARAAQHSKAAQDVDECVEGTDNCHIDAICQNTPRSYKCICKSGYTGDGKHCKDVDECEREDNAGCVHDCVNIPGNYRCTCYDGFHLAHDGHNCLDVDECAEGNGGCQQSCVNMMGSYECHCREGFFLSDNQHTCIQRPEEGMNCMNKNHGCAHICRETPKGGIACECRPGFELTKNQRDCKLTCNYGNGGCQHTCDDTEQGPRCGCHVKFVLHTDGKTCIETCAVNNGGCDSKCHDAATGVHCSCPVGFMLQPDRKTCKDIDECRLNNGGCDHICRNTVGSFECSCKKGYKLLINERNCQDIDECSFDRTCDHICVNTPGSFQCLCHHGYLLYGVTHCGDVDECSINRGGCRFGCINTPGSYQCTCPAGQGRLHWNGKDCTEPVKCQSSPGASKAMLSCNRSGKKDTCALTCPSRARFLPESENGFTVSCGTPSPRATPARAGHTGNSTNSNHCHEAAVLSVKQRASFKIKDAKCRLHLRNKGKTEEASRIPGPGGAPCSDCQITFIHLKCDSSRKGKGRRARTPPGKEVTRLTLELEAEVRAEETTAGCGLPCLRQRMERRLKGSLKMLRKSINQDRFLLRLAGLDYELAHKPGPGAGERAEPAEACRPGQHRAGAKCVSCPQGTYYHGQTEQCVPCPAGTFQEREGQLSCDLCPGSDAHGPLGATNVTTCAGQCSPGQYSIDGFKPCQPCPRGTYQPEAGRTLCFPCGGGLTTKHEGAISFQDCDTKVQCSPGHYYNTTIHRCIRCAMGSYQPDFRQNFCTRCPGNTSTDFDGSTSVAQCKNRQCGGELGEFTGYIESPNYPGNYPAGVECVWNINPPPKRKILIVVPEIFLPSEDECGDVLVMRKNSSPSSITTYETCQTYERPIAFTARSRKLWINFKTSEANSARGFQIPYVTYDEDYEQLVEDIVRDGRLYASENHQEILKDKKLIKAFFEVLAHPQNYFKYTEKHKEMLPKSFIKLLRSKVSSFLRPYK; encoded by the exons ATGGGCTCGGGGCGCGTGCCCGGGCTCTGCCTGCTCGTCCTGCTGGTCCACGCCCGCGCCGCCCAGCACAGCAAAGCCGCGCAAG ATGTGGACGAATGTGTGGAGGGAACCGACAACTGCCACATTGATGCTATCTGCCAGAACACCCCACGGTCGTACAAGTGCATCTGCAAGTCTGGCTACACAGGGGATGGTAAACACTGCAAAG ATGTGGATGAGTGTGAACGAGAAGATAATGCAGGTTGTGTGCATGACTGTGTCAACATCCCTGGAAATTACCGATGCACCTGCTATGATGGATTCCACCTGGCACATGATGGACACAACTGTCTgg ATGTGGACGAGTGTGCCGAGGGCAATGGTGGCTGTCAGCAGAGCTGTGTCAACATGATGGGCAGCTATGAGTGCCACTGCCGGGAGGGCTTCTTCCTCAGCGACAACCAGCACACCTGCATCCAGCGGCCAGAAG aAGGAATGAATTGCATGAACAAGAACCATGGCTGTGCTCACATTTGCCGGGAGACACCCAAAGGTGGTATTGCCTGTGAATGCCGCCCTGGCTTCGAACTCACCAAGAACCAACGGGACTGTAAAT TGACATGCAACTATGGTAATGGTGGCTGCCAGCACACGTGCGATGACACAGAGCAGGGTCCCCGGTGCGGCTGCCATGTCAAGTTTGTGCTCCATACCGACGGGAAGACATGCATCG AGACCTGTGCTGTCAACAATGGGGGCTGTGACAGTAAGTGCCACGATGCAGCGACGGGTGTCCACTGCAGCTGCCCTGTGGGCTTCATGCTGCAGCCAGACAGGAAGACGTGCAAAG ACATAGATGAGTGCCGCTTGAACAATGGGGGCTGTGACCACATTTGCCGCAACACAGTGGGCAGCTTTGAATGCAGCTGCAAGAAGGGCTATAAGCTTCTCATCAATGAGAGGAACTGCCAGG ATATAGACGAGTGTTCCTTTGATCGAACCTGTGACCACATATGTGTCAACACACCAGGAAGTTTCCAGTGCCTCTGCCATCATGGCTACCTGCTATATGGTGTCACCCACTGTGGGG atGTGGATGAGTGCAGCATCAACCGGGGAGGCTGCCGCTTTGGCTGCATCAACACTCCAGGCAGCTACCAGTGTACCTGCCCCGCAGGCCAGGGCCGGCTGCACTGGAATGGCAAAGATTGCACAG AGCCGGTCAAATGTCAGAGCAGTCCTGGTGCCTCGAAAGCCATGCTCAGCTGCAACCGGTCTGGCAAGAAGGACACCTGTGCCCTGacctgcccctcccgggcccgGTTTTTGCCAG AGTCTGAGAATGGCTTCACGGTGAGCTGtggcacccccagccccagggccactCCAGCCCGAGCTGGCCACACCGGGAACAGCACAAACTCCAACCACTGCCATG AGGCTGCAGTGCTGTCGGTTAAACAGCGGGCCTCCTTCAAGATCAAGGACGCCAAATGCCGTTTGCACctgagaaacaaaggcaaaacgGAGGAGGCCAGCAGAATCCCGGGACCAG GTGGTGCCCCCTGCTCTGACTGCCAGATCACCTTTATCCACCTCAAGTGTGACTCCTCTCGGAAGGGCAAGGGCCGGCGGGCCCGGACCCCTCCAGGCAAGGAAGTCACTCGGCTCACCCTGGAACTGGAGGCAGAGGTCAGAGCCGAAGAAACCACAG CTGGCTGTGGACTGCCTTGCCTCCGACAGCGAATGGAACGGCGGCTGAAAGGGTCCCTGAAGATGCTCAGAAAGTCCATCAACCAGGACCGCTTCCTGCTGCGCCTGGCAGGCCTTGATTATGAACTGGCCCACAAGCCGGGCCCAGGAGCTGGGGAGCGAGCTGAGCCAGCAGAGGCCTGTAGGCCTGGGCAGCACCGTGCTGGGGCTAAGTGTG TCAGCTGCCCGCAGGGAACGTATTACCACGGCCAGACGGAGCAGTGTGTGCCATGCCCAGCGGGCACCTTccaggagagagaagggcagcTCTCCTGCGACCTTTGCCCTGGGAGTGATGCCCACGGGCCTCTCGGAGCCACCAACGTCACCACGTGTGCAG GTCAGTGCTCTCCTGGCCAATACTCcattgatgggttcaagccctgccagCCATGTCCACGCGGCACGTACCAACCTGAAGCAGGACGGACCCTGTGCTTCCCTTGTGGTGGGGGCCTCACCACCAAGCATGAGGGAGCCATCTCCTTCCAAGACTGTGACACCAAAG TCCAGTGCTCCCCTGGTCACTACTACAACACCACCATCCATCGCTGTATCCGCTGTGCTATGGGCTCCTATCAGCCTGACTTCCGTCAGAACTTCTGCACCCGCTGTCCAGGAAATACAAGCACTGACTTTGATGGCTCCACCAGTGTGGCCCAGTGCAAGA ATCGCCAGTGCGGTGGGGAGCTGGGTGAGTTCACTGGCTATATCGAGTCCCCCAACTACCCAGGCAACTACCCAGCTGGCGTGGAGTGCGTCTGGAACATCAACCCCCCACCCAAGCGCAAGATCCTTATCGTGGTACCCGAGATCTTCCTGCCATCTGAGGATGAGTGTGGGGACGTCCTCGTCATGAGAAAGAACT cctccccatCCTCCATTACCACCTATGAGACCTGCCAGACCTATGAGCGCCCCATTGCTTTCACGGCCCGCTCCAGGAAGCTCTGGATCAACTTCAAGACGAGCGAGGCCAACAGTGCTCGTGGCTTCCAGATCCCCTACGTCACCTATGATG AGGACTACGAGCAGCTAGTAGAAGACATTGTTCGAGATGGCCGGCTCTATGCGTCTGAAAACCACCAGGAGATTTTAAAG GACAAGAAGCTCATCAAGGCCTTCTTCGAGGTGCTGGCCCACCCCCAGAACTACTTCAAGTATACAGAGAAACACAAGGAGATGCTGCCAAAATCCTTCATCAAGCTACTCCGCTCCAAAGTTTCCAGCTTCCTGAGGCCCTACAAATAG
- the SCUBE3 gene encoding signal peptide, CUB and EGF-like domain-containing protein 3 isoform X11 — MGSGRVPGLCLLVLLVHARAAQHSKAAQDVDECVEGTDNCHIDAICQNTPRSYKCICKSGYTGDGKHCKDVDECEREDNAGCVHDCVNIPGNYRCTCYDGFHLAHDGHNCLDVDECAEGNGGCQQSCVNMMGSYECHCREGFFLSDNQHTCIQRPEEGMNCMNKNHGCAHICRETPKGGIACECRPGFELTKNQRDCKLTCNYGNGGCQHTCDDTEQGPRCGCHVKFVLHTDGKTCIGERRLEQHIPPQAVSNETCAVNNGGCDSKCHDAATGVHCSCPVGFMLQPDRKTCKDIDECRLNNGGCDHICRNTVGSFECSCKKGYKLLINERNCQDIDECSFDRTCDHICVNTPGSFQCLCHHGYLLYGVTHCGDVDECSINRGGCRFGCINTPGSYQCTCPAGQGRLHWNGKDCTEPVKCQSSPGASKAMLSCNRSGKKDTCALTCPSRARFLPESENGFTVSCGTPSPRATPARAGHTGNSTNSNHCHEAAVLSVKQRASFKIKDAKCRLHLRNKGKTEEASRIPGPGGAPCSDCQITFIHLKCDSSRKGKGRRARTPPGKEVTRLTLELEAEVRAEETTAGCGLPCLRQRMERRLKGSLKMLRKSINQDRFLLRLAGLDYELAHKPGPGAGERAEPAEACRPGQHRAGAKCAARRERITTARRSSVCHAQRAPSRREKGSSPATFALGVMPTGLSEPPTSPRVQVSALLANTPLMGSSPASHVHAARTNLKQDGPCASLVVGASPPSMREPSPSKTVTPKSSAPLVTTTTPPSIAVSAVLWAPISLTSVRTSAPAVQEIQALTLMAPPVWPSARATTQLAWSASGTSTPHPSARSLSWYPRSSCHLRMSVGTSSS; from the exons ATGGGCTCGGGGCGCGTGCCCGGGCTCTGCCTGCTCGTCCTGCTGGTCCACGCCCGCGCCGCCCAGCACAGCAAAGCCGCGCAAG ATGTGGACGAATGTGTGGAGGGAACCGACAACTGCCACATTGATGCTATCTGCCAGAACACCCCACGGTCGTACAAGTGCATCTGCAAGTCTGGCTACACAGGGGATGGTAAACACTGCAAAG ATGTGGATGAGTGTGAACGAGAAGATAATGCAGGTTGTGTGCATGACTGTGTCAACATCCCTGGAAATTACCGATGCACCTGCTATGATGGATTCCACCTGGCACATGATGGACACAACTGTCTgg ATGTGGACGAGTGTGCCGAGGGCAATGGTGGCTGTCAGCAGAGCTGTGTCAACATGATGGGCAGCTATGAGTGCCACTGCCGGGAGGGCTTCTTCCTCAGCGACAACCAGCACACCTGCATCCAGCGGCCAGAAG aAGGAATGAATTGCATGAACAAGAACCATGGCTGTGCTCACATTTGCCGGGAGACACCCAAAGGTGGTATTGCCTGTGAATGCCGCCCTGGCTTCGAACTCACCAAGAACCAACGGGACTGTAAAT TGACATGCAACTATGGTAATGGTGGCTGCCAGCACACGTGCGATGACACAGAGCAGGGTCCCCGGTGCGGCTGCCATGTCAAGTTTGTGCTCCATACCGACGGGAAGACATGCATCG GGGAAAGGCGGCTAGAGCAGCACATCCCCCCTCAGGCCGTTTCTAATG AGACCTGTGCTGTCAACAATGGGGGCTGTGACAGTAAGTGCCACGATGCAGCGACGGGTGTCCACTGCAGCTGCCCTGTGGGCTTCATGCTGCAGCCAGACAGGAAGACGTGCAAAG ACATAGATGAGTGCCGCTTGAACAATGGGGGCTGTGACCACATTTGCCGCAACACAGTGGGCAGCTTTGAATGCAGCTGCAAGAAGGGCTATAAGCTTCTCATCAATGAGAGGAACTGCCAGG ATATAGACGAGTGTTCCTTTGATCGAACCTGTGACCACATATGTGTCAACACACCAGGAAGTTTCCAGTGCCTCTGCCATCATGGCTACCTGCTATATGGTGTCACCCACTGTGGGG atGTGGATGAGTGCAGCATCAACCGGGGAGGCTGCCGCTTTGGCTGCATCAACACTCCAGGCAGCTACCAGTGTACCTGCCCCGCAGGCCAGGGCCGGCTGCACTGGAATGGCAAAGATTGCACAG AGCCGGTCAAATGTCAGAGCAGTCCTGGTGCCTCGAAAGCCATGCTCAGCTGCAACCGGTCTGGCAAGAAGGACACCTGTGCCCTGacctgcccctcccgggcccgGTTTTTGCCAG AGTCTGAGAATGGCTTCACGGTGAGCTGtggcacccccagccccagggccactCCAGCCCGAGCTGGCCACACCGGGAACAGCACAAACTCCAACCACTGCCATG AGGCTGCAGTGCTGTCGGTTAAACAGCGGGCCTCCTTCAAGATCAAGGACGCCAAATGCCGTTTGCACctgagaaacaaaggcaaaacgGAGGAGGCCAGCAGAATCCCGGGACCAG GTGGTGCCCCCTGCTCTGACTGCCAGATCACCTTTATCCACCTCAAGTGTGACTCCTCTCGGAAGGGCAAGGGCCGGCGGGCCCGGACCCCTCCAGGCAAGGAAGTCACTCGGCTCACCCTGGAACTGGAGGCAGAGGTCAGAGCCGAAGAAACCACAG CTGGCTGTGGACTGCCTTGCCTCCGACAGCGAATGGAACGGCGGCTGAAAGGGTCCCTGAAGATGCTCAGAAAGTCCATCAACCAGGACCGCTTCCTGCTGCGCCTGGCAGGCCTTGATTATGAACTGGCCCACAAGCCGGGCCCAGGAGCTGGGGAGCGAGCTGAGCCAGCAGAGGCCTGTAGGCCTGGGCAGCACCGTGCTGGGGCTAAGTGTG CTGCCCGCAGGGAACGTATTACCACGGCCAGACGGAGCAGTGTGTGCCATGCCCAGCGGGCACCTTccaggagagagaagggcagcTCTCCTGCGACCTTTGCCCTGGGAGTGATGCCCACGGGCCTCTCGGAGCCACCAACGTCACCACGTGTGCAG GTCAGTGCTCTCCTGGCCAATACTCcattgatgggttcaagccctgccagCCATGTCCACGCGGCACGTACCAACCTGAAGCAGGACGGACCCTGTGCTTCCCTTGTGGTGGGGGCCTCACCACCAAGCATGAGGGAGCCATCTCCTTCCAAGACTGTGACACCAAAG TCCAGTGCTCCCCTGGTCACTACTACAACACCACCATCCATCGCTGTATCCGCTGTGCTATGGGCTCCTATCAGCCTGACTTCCGTCAGAACTTCTGCACCCGCTGTCCAGGAAATACAAGCACTGACTTTGATGGCTCCACCAGTGTGGCCCAGTGCAAGA GCAACTACCCAGCTGGCGTGGAGTGCGTCTGGAACATCAACCCCCCACCCAAGCGCAAGATCCTTATCGTGGTACCCGAGATCTTCCTGCCATCTGAGGATGAGTGTGGGGACGTCCTCGTCATGA